Proteins encoded together in one Aeromonas encheleia window:
- a CDS encoding tetratricopeptide repeat-containing response regulator: protein MQTPEPEKKAQPKPRRILLVNEQRSFQMMMKAMLINIGINRITYVNSADEARRRCQKESFDIYLLDYELGAGENGRQLLESLRDQQLIPPQSVVIMVSSDGSRAMVLSALEAEPDEYLMKPFSQEQFSFRLKRALARRQALESVFIALTKDDPSALIEACATQADAVPRFANFCRCLQADTQLKLGQAREARSLMRQLLAGQENSWARLTLGKACHTLELHEEAVSHLQATLKNTPLMVEAHLWLAESQLALGKGEIAQQELRRAVDISPQSVQLSRRLAEVCLLRHDYGQAKDVLLALIDLSRNSIHRTPHYLGAYIQTLTLYALNSNDSYHIANLQKQVNSALSRIRDSLMMAEFNYPVFEQICQARVQIALGELLKGKKMLYRANQNWLDRPETMPPALLGETILALYQLGEFEYAESLQALLAEDEDRLLTTCIQVTRDDKTVQERRQRYQQLNDLGIKAYQGGELEQALGHFREALRRAPANTGAALNKIQVLLQLMQKNRKSPEFGAECKETLEVLEGIPLNPAQQDRFRKLRQEFNQFN, encoded by the coding sequence ATGCAGACTCCCGAGCCAGAGAAGAAAGCCCAGCCCAAACCCAGGCGCATCCTGCTGGTCAACGAACAGCGATCCTTCCAGATGATGATGAAGGCGATGCTGATCAACATCGGCATCAACCGCATCACCTATGTCAACTCGGCCGACGAGGCGCGGCGCCGCTGCCAGAAGGAGAGCTTCGACATCTATCTGCTCGACTACGAGCTGGGGGCCGGAGAGAACGGCCGCCAGTTGCTGGAGAGCCTGCGGGATCAGCAGCTGATCCCGCCCCAGAGCGTGGTGATCATGGTCAGCAGCGACGGCTCTCGCGCCATGGTGCTGAGCGCCCTCGAGGCCGAGCCCGACGAATACCTGATGAAGCCCTTCTCCCAGGAGCAGTTCTCGTTTCGTCTCAAACGCGCCCTCGCCCGCCGTCAGGCGCTGGAGAGCGTCTTTATCGCCCTCACCAAGGACGATCCATCGGCGCTCATCGAAGCCTGCGCCACCCAGGCCGACGCCGTGCCGCGCTTTGCCAACTTCTGCCGCTGCCTGCAGGCCGACACCCAGCTCAAGCTCGGTCAGGCCAGGGAGGCCCGCAGCCTGATGCGCCAGCTGCTGGCCGGCCAGGAGAACAGCTGGGCCAGGCTGACCCTGGGCAAGGCCTGCCACACGCTCGAACTGCACGAGGAGGCGGTGAGCCACCTGCAGGCGACACTCAAGAACACCCCGCTGATGGTGGAGGCCCACCTCTGGCTGGCGGAATCCCAGCTGGCGCTCGGCAAGGGGGAGATCGCCCAGCAGGAGCTGCGGCGGGCGGTGGACATCTCGCCCCAGTCGGTGCAACTCTCCCGCCGTCTGGCGGAGGTGTGCCTGCTGCGCCACGACTACGGCCAGGCCAAGGATGTACTGCTCGCCCTCATCGATCTGTCGCGCAACTCCATCCACCGCACCCCGCACTACCTGGGGGCCTACATCCAGACCCTCACCCTCTATGCCCTCAACAGCAACGACAGCTACCACATCGCCAACCTGCAGAAGCAGGTGAACTCGGCGCTGTCACGCATTCGCGATTCGCTGATGATGGCGGAGTTCAACTACCCGGTGTTCGAGCAGATCTGCCAGGCCCGGGTCCAGATCGCCCTCGGCGAGCTGCTCAAGGGCAAGAAGATGCTCTATCGCGCCAACCAGAACTGGCTGGATCGGCCGGAAACCATGCCCCCCGCCCTGCTCGGCGAGACCATACTGGCGCTCTATCAGCTCGGCGAGTTCGAGTACGCAGAGAGCCTGCAGGCGCTGCTGGCGGAGGATGAGGATCGGCTGCTCACCACCTGCATCCAGGTGACCCGCGACGACAAGACGGTGCAGGAGCGGCGCCAGCGCTATCAGCAGCTCAACGACCTTGGCATCAAGGCCTATCAGGGCGGGGAGCTGGAGCAGGCCCTCGGCCACTTCCGCGAGGCGCTGCGCCGGGCGCCGGCCAATACCGGCGCCGCCCTCAACAAGATCCAGGTGCTGTTGCAGCTGATGCAGAAGAACCGCAAGAGTCCGGAGTTCGGCGCCGAGTGCAAGGAGACCCTGGAGGTGCTGGAAGGCATCCCCTTGAATCCTGCCCAGCAGGATCGCTTCCGCAAGCTGCGCCAGGAATTTAACCAGTTCAACTAG
- a CDS encoding ion channel, giving the protein MAMCRYLVADGRHCSEEAGEHDLCRWHDPQADHQSPDTAQALEHYVRQGGLCHGLQLARAELAGLNLVNKQDPQGFLLEQCNLYRANLRGAHLYGIRFRGGSLMKADLSDANLHCAQLHDINLLGLRWKNTRLDNLDTGKRLMQDRKGRKERDPAQARIWFKEAEETYRDLRKASEAQGIFTMSGRYIQQELTMRRLQLPLCSYQRFASWIVDLFCGYGEAPMRVVLFSLLLILICSIFYFFFGLSFNGNHLIYRPEASLEQNAIFLLECLYYSVVTFTTLGYGDFTPTGLSRIFAAFEAFTGSFTLALFVVVFVKKMTR; this is encoded by the coding sequence ATGGCGATGTGCCGATATCTGGTGGCGGATGGCCGCCACTGCAGCGAAGAGGCGGGGGAACACGACTTGTGCCGCTGGCACGATCCCCAGGCCGATCATCAATCCCCCGACACCGCCCAGGCGCTGGAGCACTACGTTCGCCAGGGCGGGCTCTGTCACGGCCTGCAGCTGGCCCGCGCCGAGCTGGCCGGCCTCAACCTGGTGAACAAGCAGGATCCCCAGGGCTTTCTGCTGGAGCAGTGCAACCTCTATCGCGCCAACCTGCGTGGCGCCCACCTCTACGGCATCCGCTTTCGCGGCGGCAGCCTGATGAAGGCGGATCTCAGCGACGCCAACCTGCACTGCGCCCAGCTGCACGACATCAACCTGCTCGGCCTGCGCTGGAAGAACACCCGGCTCGACAATCTGGATACCGGCAAGCGGCTGATGCAGGACCGCAAGGGGCGCAAGGAGCGGGATCCGGCGCAGGCCCGCATCTGGTTCAAGGAGGCGGAGGAGACCTACCGGGACCTGCGCAAGGCCTCGGAGGCCCAGGGCATCTTCACCATGTCCGGCCGCTACATCCAGCAGGAGCTGACCATGCGCCGGCTGCAGCTGCCGCTCTGCTCCTACCAGCGTTTCGCCTCCTGGATAGTGGATCTGTTCTGCGGCTACGGCGAGGCGCCGATGCGGGTGGTGCTGTTCTCCCTGCTGCTGATCCTCATCTGCAGCATCTTCTACTTCTTCTTCGGCCTGAGCTTCAACGGCAACCACCTCATCTATCGCCCCGAGGCGTCCCTCGAGCAGAACGCCATCTTCCTGCTGGAGTGCCTCTACTACAGCGTGGTGACCTTCACCACCCTGGGCTACGGCGACTTCACCCCCACCGGCCTGTCGCGGATCTTTGCCGCCTTCGAGGCCTTCACCGGCAGCTTCACGCTGGCGCTGTTTGTGGTGGTGTTTGTCAAGAAGATGACCCGCTAA
- the xthA gene encoding exodeoxyribonuclease III, which produces MKIISFNINGLRARLHQLQAIIDKHQPDVIGLQEIKVHDDAFPVADVEAMGYHVVFHGQKGHYGVAIMSKQPPLEVQKGFPTDPEDAQRRMIMASFKREDGSLIKVMNGYFPQGESQDHETKFPAKQKFYEDLQHYLETHHTPDDQLVLIGDVNISPTDLDIGIGEANRKRWLRDGKCSFLPIEREWMERLKGFGLTDTFRAANPTECERFSWFDYRSKGFDENRGLRIDLIMASNALKDKVTETGIDYELRGIEKPSDHAPIWACFA; this is translated from the coding sequence ATGAAGATCATCTCTTTCAATATCAATGGCCTGCGCGCCCGTCTTCATCAGCTGCAAGCCATCATCGACAAGCACCAGCCGGATGTGATCGGCCTGCAGGAGATCAAGGTACACGACGATGCCTTCCCGGTGGCCGACGTGGAGGCCATGGGCTATCACGTGGTGTTCCATGGCCAGAAGGGTCACTACGGGGTGGCCATCATGAGCAAGCAGCCGCCCCTCGAGGTGCAAAAAGGCTTCCCGACCGATCCCGAGGATGCCCAGCGCCGCATGATCATGGCCAGCTTCAAGCGCGAGGATGGCTCCCTCATCAAGGTGATGAACGGCTACTTCCCCCAGGGCGAGAGCCAGGATCACGAGACCAAGTTCCCGGCCAAGCAGAAGTTCTATGAGGACTTGCAGCACTACCTGGAGACCCACCACACCCCGGACGATCAGCTGGTGCTGATCGGCGATGTGAACATCTCCCCCACCGATCTCGACATCGGTATCGGCGAGGCGAACCGCAAGCGCTGGCTGCGGGATGGCAAGTGCTCCTTCCTGCCCATAGAACGCGAGTGGATGGAGCGCCTGAAAGGCTTCGGGCTGACCGACACCTTCCGCGCCGCCAACCCCACAGAGTGCGAGCGCTTCTCCTGGTTTGACTACCGCTCCAAGGGCTTTGACGAGAACCGCGGCCTGCGCATCGATCTCATCATGGCGTCCAACGCGCTCAAGGACAAAGTGACCGAGACCGGCATCGACTACGAGCTGCGCGGCATCGAGAAGCCCTCCGATCACGCCCCCATCTGGGCCTGCTTCGCCTGA
- a CDS encoding efflux RND transporter periplasmic adaptor subunit — MMLSRFVNNNEKAGRRGPSSQRVGVKDHPNGLRVLRRGCIALALAGALTGCGDDAASQVQAPPPVPVVVAEVKLTDVPLTTEMVGETAGFREIDVRSRVNGILLQRTYIEGQPVTAGQALFLIDPEPYKVALEQAKGTLAQEQARLNKAHADRDRIIPLYKRQVVSRQDYDTTIANYEAAVASHQAAKAKVKEADLNLSYTQVTAPISGMASKSSQSEGSLIATGGDSGLLTTITQFDPLYVNFSYSEQDRLNFENSVKKGLIEARDATNWRTHIRLADGSVYPQAGKLNFSDSRVDPQTGTIRARAIFDNQEGKLLPGQFVRMTIELGLRKHAIVVPPRAIVQSQADRMVMVIDADNKVVPRPVKLGQSVDSGVLIDSGLEPGERYIVEGLMKARPGAVVKPVSAAEMKAINAKMVSQIAAK; from the coding sequence ATGATGTTGTCCAGGTTTGTTAATAACAACGAAAAAGCGGGCCGTCGCGGCCCGTCCAGCCAGCGTGTAGGAGTGAAGGATCACCCCAACGGGCTGCGAGTATTGCGACGCGGTTGCATCGCCCTGGCGCTGGCCGGCGCCCTGACCGGCTGTGGCGACGACGCCGCCAGCCAGGTCCAGGCGCCGCCCCCGGTGCCCGTGGTGGTGGCCGAGGTCAAGCTGACCGACGTCCCGCTCACCACCGAGATGGTGGGGGAGACCGCCGGCTTTCGTGAGATCGATGTGCGCTCCCGGGTGAACGGCATCCTGCTGCAGCGCACCTACATCGAGGGCCAGCCGGTCACCGCCGGTCAGGCCCTGTTCCTGATCGATCCTGAACCCTACAAGGTGGCACTGGAGCAGGCCAAAGGCACCCTGGCCCAGGAGCAGGCGCGCCTCAACAAGGCCCACGCAGATCGGGATCGCATCATCCCGCTCTACAAGCGCCAGGTGGTGAGCCGGCAGGATTACGACACCACCATCGCCAACTACGAGGCGGCCGTGGCCAGCCACCAGGCGGCCAAGGCCAAGGTGAAGGAGGCGGATCTCAACCTCAGCTACACCCAGGTGACCGCCCCCATCAGCGGCATGGCGAGCAAGAGCTCCCAGTCCGAGGGCAGCCTCATCGCCACCGGCGGTGACAGCGGTCTGCTCACCACCATCACCCAGTTCGATCCGCTCTACGTGAACTTCTCCTACTCGGAGCAGGATCGCCTCAACTTCGAGAACTCGGTGAAGAAAGGGCTGATCGAAGCCAGGGACGCCACCAACTGGCGCACCCATATCCGCCTCGCCGACGGCTCCGTCTACCCGCAGGCGGGCAAGCTCAACTTCTCCGACAGCCGGGTCGATCCGCAGACCGGCACCATCCGGGCCCGCGCCATCTTCGATAACCAGGAGGGTAAGCTGCTGCCCGGCCAGTTCGTGCGCATGACCATAGAGCTCGGCCTGCGCAAGCACGCCATAGTGGTGCCGCCGCGCGCCATCGTCCAGTCCCAGGCCGACCGCATGGTGATGGTGATCGATGCCGACAACAAGGTGGTGCCGCGGCCGGTCAAGCTCGGCCAGAGCGTGGACAGCGGCGTGCTGATCGACAGCGGCCTCGAGCCCGGTGAACGCTACATCGTCGAGGGCCTGATGAAGGCTCGCCCGGGCGCCGTGGTCAAGCCGGTCTCGGCCGCCGAGATGAAGGCGATCAACGCCAAGATGGTCAGCCAGATCGCGGCCAAGTAA
- a CDS encoding efflux RND transporter permease subunit, protein MFSKFFIERPIFASVISIIIVLGGLAAMRALPIEQYPQITPPVVSVTAFYPGATPEVISQTVAAPLEQQINGVEDMLYMQSGSASNGQMNLNVYFEIGTDPDQATINVNNRVSAAMAQLPEEVKKQGVTVKKKSTSILQVVTLQSPGGTFDTTYLSNYALLNIIDELKRIPGVGDTTLFGGTDYAMRIWLRPDRLAQLELTPSDVIGAIREQNTQFAAGKIGAQPTTAPVDFTYTVQTKGRLEDVREFQNIIIRSMPDGSKIRVKDVARVELGGKDYDLLAKANGKPAIGIATYLQPGANAVAVADQVHATMARLKERFPQDIEYQIPYDTTEFVKISIEEVVYTLFEAIVLVFVVVYLFLQNLRATLIPCIAVPVSLIGTFAGMLLLGFSINLLTLFGMVLAIGIVVDDAIVVLENVERIMQEKKCSPKEAAILAMQEVSGPVVAIVLVLCAVFLPVAFMGGMTGVMYKQFAITVAVSVAISGLVALTLSPALCAVLLKEGHHKPARFFVWFNNAFDGLTRRYVRGVAFLNRRVGVAFTIIALILVSIYGLLLKVPGELVPNEDQGYLLSAIMLPDAAALTRTQAVANDFDRMAMANPNIKDVITFSGFDILSNAIISNSGISFITLKDWRDRQGEGQDSFSLAKTLQGMSLMGLADGFVASFNPPPITGMSTTGGLEAYLQNRSTGDAQAFSAEVQRFLEAAKARPEFASVTSTYRANVPQVYLDLDREKAKALGLPINAVFDTMQATFGQVYVNDFNQFGRTYRVQLQSEADYRAKKSDIRNVYVRSNKGEMIPLSSLVTVRDATGPELVERFNIFQAAKIMAQPAPGYSSGQAIAALEVVANDTLGNDAKLEWTGSAYQEKASAGSAGTAFGFGIVMIFLILAAQYERWSLPFAVITAVPFALFGALLATWAVGLTNNVYFQIGLVTLVGLAAKNAILIVEFAVMKHEEGMSLIESALEAARLRFRPIIMTSLAFILGCVPLVTSSGAGAASRHALGWPVIGGMLAATFIATFFIPLFFRLIMKRSEQRGAPLPPPKP, encoded by the coding sequence ATGTTTTCCAAGTTCTTCATCGAACGCCCCATCTTCGCCAGCGTCATCTCCATCATCATAGTGCTGGGCGGGCTGGCGGCGATGCGAGCGCTCCCCATCGAGCAGTACCCGCAGATCACCCCGCCGGTGGTCTCGGTCACCGCCTTCTACCCGGGGGCCACCCCTGAGGTCATCTCCCAGACGGTCGCGGCTCCCCTCGAGCAACAGATCAACGGGGTGGAGGACATGCTTTATATGCAGTCCGGCTCCGCCTCCAACGGTCAGATGAACCTCAACGTCTACTTCGAGATAGGCACGGATCCGGATCAGGCCACCATCAACGTCAACAACCGGGTCAGCGCGGCCATGGCCCAGCTGCCGGAAGAGGTGAAGAAGCAGGGGGTGACGGTCAAGAAGAAGTCGACCTCCATCCTGCAGGTGGTGACGCTGCAATCCCCCGGCGGCACCTTCGACACCACCTATCTGTCGAACTACGCCCTGCTCAACATCATCGATGAGCTCAAGCGCATCCCCGGGGTCGGCGACACCACCCTGTTCGGCGGCACCGACTACGCCATGCGCATCTGGCTGCGGCCGGACCGGCTGGCCCAGCTCGAGTTGACCCCGAGCGACGTGATCGGCGCCATCCGCGAGCAGAACACCCAGTTCGCGGCCGGCAAGATCGGCGCCCAGCCCACCACGGCCCCGGTCGACTTCACCTACACGGTGCAGACCAAGGGACGGCTCGAGGATGTGCGCGAGTTCCAGAACATCATCATCCGCTCCATGCCGGATGGCTCCAAGATCCGGGTGAAGGACGTGGCCAGGGTCGAGCTCGGCGGCAAGGACTACGACCTGCTGGCCAAGGCCAACGGCAAGCCCGCCATCGGCATCGCCACCTACCTGCAGCCGGGCGCCAACGCCGTGGCGGTCGCGGATCAGGTGCATGCCACCATGGCGCGGCTCAAGGAGCGCTTCCCCCAGGACATCGAGTACCAGATCCCCTACGACACCACAGAGTTCGTGAAGATCTCCATCGAGGAGGTGGTCTACACCCTGTTCGAGGCGATAGTGCTGGTGTTCGTGGTGGTCTACCTGTTCCTGCAGAACCTGCGCGCCACCCTGATCCCCTGCATCGCGGTGCCGGTGTCGCTGATCGGCACCTTCGCCGGCATGCTGCTGCTGGGCTTCTCCATCAACCTGCTGACCCTGTTCGGCATGGTGCTCGCCATCGGCATAGTGGTGGATGACGCCATCGTGGTGCTGGAGAACGTCGAGCGGATCATGCAGGAGAAGAAGTGCTCGCCCAAGGAGGCCGCCATCCTCGCCATGCAGGAGGTGTCGGGCCCGGTGGTCGCCATCGTGCTGGTGCTGTGCGCCGTCTTCCTGCCGGTCGCCTTCATGGGCGGCATGACGGGGGTGATGTACAAGCAGTTCGCCATCACGGTGGCGGTGTCGGTGGCCATCTCCGGCCTGGTGGCGCTGACCCTGTCGCCGGCCCTGTGCGCCGTGCTGCTGAAGGAGGGCCATCACAAGCCGGCCCGCTTCTTCGTCTGGTTCAACAACGCCTTCGATGGCCTGACCCGCCGCTACGTGCGCGGGGTGGCCTTCCTCAACCGCCGGGTCGGGGTGGCGTTCACCATCATCGCGCTGATCCTGGTCTCCATCTACGGCCTGCTGCTGAAGGTGCCGGGGGAGCTGGTGCCGAACGAAGATCAGGGCTACCTGCTCTCCGCCATCATGTTGCCGGACGCGGCCGCCCTCACCCGCACCCAGGCGGTGGCGAACGACTTCGACCGCATGGCGATGGCGAACCCCAACATCAAGGACGTCATCACCTTCTCGGGCTTTGACATCCTCTCCAACGCCATCATCAGCAACAGCGGCATCAGCTTCATCACCCTCAAGGACTGGCGCGATCGCCAGGGCGAGGGGCAGGACTCCTTCTCCCTGGCCAAGACCCTTCAGGGCATGAGCCTGATGGGGCTGGCGGACGGCTTCGTCGCCTCCTTCAACCCGCCTCCCATCACCGGCATGTCCACCACCGGCGGGCTGGAGGCCTACCTGCAGAACCGCAGCACCGGCGATGCCCAGGCCTTCTCGGCCGAGGTGCAGCGCTTCCTCGAGGCGGCGAAGGCGCGTCCCGAGTTCGCCAGCGTGACCAGCACCTACCGCGCCAACGTGCCCCAGGTCTACCTGGATCTCGACAGGGAGAAGGCCAAGGCGCTGGGGCTGCCCATCAACGCGGTGTTTGACACCATGCAGGCCACCTTCGGCCAGGTCTATGTCAACGACTTCAACCAGTTCGGCCGCACCTACCGGGTCCAGCTGCAGTCCGAGGCGGACTACCGCGCCAAGAAGAGCGACATCCGCAACGTCTATGTGCGCTCCAACAAGGGGGAGATGATCCCGCTCAGCAGCCTGGTGACGGTGCGTGACGCCACCGGCCCCGAACTGGTCGAGCGCTTCAACATCTTCCAGGCGGCCAAGATCATGGCGCAGCCGGCGCCGGGTTACAGCTCGGGTCAGGCCATCGCCGCGCTGGAAGTCGTGGCAAACGACACCCTTGGCAACGACGCCAAGCTGGAGTGGACCGGCTCCGCCTATCAGGAGAAGGCCTCCGCCGGCAGCGCCGGCACCGCATTCGGCTTCGGCATAGTGATGATCTTCCTCATCCTGGCCGCCCAGTACGAGCGCTGGAGCCTGCCGTTTGCGGTGATCACCGCGGTACCCTTCGCCCTGTTCGGCGCCCTGCTCGCCACCTGGGCGGTGGGGCTCACCAACAACGTCTACTTCCAGATAGGGCTGGTGACCCTGGTCGGCCTGGCGGCCAAGAACGCCATCCTGATCGTGGAGTTCGCGGTGATGAAGCACGAGGAGGGGATGAGCCTGATCGAGTCGGCGCTGGAGGCGGCGCGACTGCGTTTTCGCCCCATCATCATGACCTCGCTGGCCTTCATCCTCGGCTGCGTGCCGCTGGTAACCTCGAGCGGCGCCGGTGCCGCCAGTCGTCATGCCCTCGGCTGGCCGGTGATCGGCGGCATGCTGGCGGCGACCTTCATCGCCACCTTCTTCATCCCGCTCTTCTTCCGCCTCATCATGAAACGATCTGAACAACGGGGGGCCCCGCTGCCGCCTCCCAAACCCTGA
- a CDS encoding efflux RND transporter periplasmic adaptor subunit, whose amino-acid sequence MNKSLLMSALLLALGAGGGYWAASQTAGSGPEAKAPLYWVNPMDPRDRRDAPAKDNMGMDFIPVYEEQKSGSPGTVTISPEIQQNLGVRLAKVERLPLHQQIETVGYVGYDEERLEAINARMAGWIRTLAIKNEGQRIAKGSFIYDLYAPDLVNAQHEYLLALNTANPLLLRAAEGKLKSLQVPADQIATLKRSRQVSETVRIYAPSSGYVSELKVREGQYVEPAAALFNISTLQQVWVSAEVFERQAGQLKVGDPVTMTLDYAPGRRWQGKVDYLYPTLDAVTRTLKVRLRFDNPDEFLKPNMFAKVSIRSGEGEPQMVVPSEAVIRTGSQNRLVLALGDGGFKSVAVTLGAQFGDRVAILDGVEPGDNIVSSAQFLLDSESSIDSDFQRMTAVRPQQIWTQGEIQTLDLASRTLTVAHQPIPEWQWPAMEMDFAVADGVDMSKLVQGQRLHLQVEQQGDEYRIVNIHVEDASASQAAPAKDEMKGMENMEGMDHSQHQMGDKP is encoded by the coding sequence ATGAACAAGAGCCTGCTGATGTCCGCGCTGCTGCTCGCCCTCGGCGCCGGCGGCGGCTACTGGGCCGCCAGCCAGACCGCCGGCAGTGGGCCTGAGGCGAAGGCCCCGCTCTACTGGGTCAACCCCATGGATCCGCGCGATCGGCGCGACGCCCCCGCCAAGGACAACATGGGGATGGACTTCATCCCCGTCTATGAGGAGCAGAAGAGCGGCTCCCCCGGCACCGTCACCATCAGCCCCGAGATCCAGCAGAACCTGGGGGTACGGCTCGCCAAGGTAGAGCGCCTGCCCCTCCACCAGCAGATCGAGACGGTCGGCTACGTGGGCTACGACGAGGAGCGGCTGGAGGCCATCAATGCCCGCATGGCGGGCTGGATCCGCACCCTCGCCATCAAGAACGAGGGCCAGCGCATCGCCAAGGGCAGCTTCATCTACGATCTCTACGCGCCGGATCTGGTCAACGCCCAGCACGAATACCTGCTGGCGCTCAACACTGCCAACCCGCTGCTGCTGCGCGCCGCCGAGGGCAAGCTCAAGTCCCTGCAGGTACCGGCGGATCAGATAGCCACCCTCAAGCGCAGCCGCCAGGTGAGCGAGACGGTGCGCATCTATGCCCCGAGCAGCGGCTATGTCTCCGAGCTCAAGGTGCGCGAGGGCCAGTACGTAGAGCCCGCCGCCGCCCTGTTCAACATCAGCACCCTGCAACAGGTGTGGGTCAGCGCCGAAGTGTTTGAGCGCCAGGCCGGCCAGCTGAAGGTGGGCGACCCTGTCACCATGACCCTGGATTACGCCCCCGGCCGGCGCTGGCAGGGCAAGGTGGATTACCTCTACCCCACCCTGGACGCCGTCACCCGCACCCTCAAGGTGCGGCTGCGCTTCGACAACCCGGACGAGTTTTTGAAACCCAACATGTTCGCCAAGGTGAGCATTCGCAGCGGCGAGGGCGAACCCCAGATGGTGGTACCGAGTGAGGCGGTGATCCGCACCGGCAGTCAGAACCGGCTGGTGCTGGCACTGGGGGATGGCGGCTTCAAGTCGGTGGCGGTCACCCTGGGCGCCCAGTTCGGTGACAGGGTCGCCATCCTGGACGGGGTCGAGCCGGGGGACAACATAGTCTCCTCGGCCCAGTTCCTGCTCGACTCCGAATCCAGCATCGACTCCGACTTCCAGCGCATGACGGCGGTGCGGCCGCAGCAGATCTGGACCCAGGGGGAGATCCAGACGCTGGATCTGGCGAGCCGCACCCTGACCGTCGCCCACCAGCCGATCCCCGAGTGGCAGTGGCCCGCCATGGAGATGGACTTCGCCGTGGCAGATGGCGTCGACATGAGCAAGCTCGTTCAGGGGCAGCGCCTGCACCTGCAGGTCGAGCAGCAGGGGGACGAGTATCGCATCGTCAACATCCATGTCGAGGATGCCTCCGCCAGCCAGGCCGCCCCCGCCAAGGATGAGATGAAGGGCATGGAAAACATGGAAGGCATGGACCACAGCCAGCACCAGATGGGGGACAAGCCATGA